One window from the genome of Kaistia defluvii encodes:
- a CDS encoding septation protein A gives MTLEIERAPNDPARKELNPLLKLALELGPLGVFFFANARADIYWATGLFMVATLAALAVSYAMTRKLPIMPLVTGVVVVVFGGLTLWLHDDTFIKLKPTIVNTLFGLVLLGGLAFGRSLLGYVFDSVFKLTDEGWRKLTFRWGLFFLALAVLNIVIWKGADAYLADPKAATDLWVNFKVFGIMPLTFIFTLFQLPLITRTTIPEDKTETQPVR, from the coding sequence ATGACCCTCGAAATCGAACGCGCCCCCAACGATCCCGCCCGCAAGGAGCTCAATCCGCTCCTGAAGCTGGCGCTCGAACTCGGACCACTCGGCGTGTTCTTCTTCGCCAATGCCCGGGCAGACATCTATTGGGCGACGGGACTGTTCATGGTTGCGACGCTGGCGGCGCTCGCCGTCTCCTACGCCATGACGCGAAAACTGCCGATCATGCCGCTGGTCACAGGCGTCGTCGTCGTGGTCTTCGGCGGGCTGACGCTGTGGCTGCATGACGACACCTTCATCAAGCTGAAGCCGACCATCGTCAACACGCTGTTCGGCCTCGTCCTGCTTGGCGGCCTCGCCTTCGGCCGCTCGCTGCTCGGTTATGTCTTCGATTCCGTCTTCAAACTGACGGATGAGGGCTGGCGCAAGCTGACCTTCCGCTGGGGCCTGTTCTTCCTGGCACTGGCGGTACTCAACATCGTCATCTGGAAGGGCGCCGACGCCTATCTCGCCGATCCCAAGGCGGCGACGGATCTCTGGGTGAACTTCAAGGTTTTCGGCATCATGCCGCTGACCTTCATCTTCACGCTGTTTCAGCTACCCCTGATCACCCGCACGACGATCCCTGAAGACAAGACCGAGACCCAGCCGGTGCGCTGA